In Deltaproteobacteria bacterium, a single genomic region encodes these proteins:
- a CDS encoding ACT domain-containing protein → MAYQLSIFAENKPGRLAKITKLLAKAKINIRAISISSSDAFGVINMLVDDPERARSALTEGGLTANLKPVIAVVIEDKPGGLDRLITLLADKNINIENAYGFVLESWKKAVFVIDVEQIEGIEEVLRKSGFETLNAEALAAAEPFHYMKY, encoded by the coding sequence ATAGCCTATCAGTTGTCAATATTTGCGGAGAACAAGCCGGGGCGGCTCGCGAAGATCACGAAACTGCTGGCGAAGGCGAAGATCAATATCAGGGCCATATCGATATCGAGTTCCGATGCCTTCGGTGTCATCAACATGCTCGTCGACGACCCCGAGCGGGCCCGGTCCGCCTTGACGGAGGGGGGGCTGACGGCGAACCTGAAACCGGTCATTGCCGTCGTCATCGAGGACAAGCCAGGCGGCCTCGACCGTCTGATCACCCTTCTCGCCGACAAGAACATTAATATTGAAAATGCTTACGGTTTCGTCCTGGAGAGCTGGAAGAAGGCCGTTTTCGTCATCGACGTGGAGCAGATCGAGGGTATCGAAGAGGTTTTGAGAAAATCCGGCTTCGAGACACTCAACGCGGAGGCCCTGGCTGCAGCGGAGCCCTTTCACTACATGAAGTATTAG
- a CDS encoding phenylacetate--CoA ligase translates to MYWEKDIETMDRAELENLQLGRLRDTVGIASASPHYKNLFEKIGFDPTQIASLDDLRRIPLTTKEDLRENWPYGFLALPKSEMVRMHSSSGTTGRATVIFHTRSDVDAWTNLLARSMYMTGVRREDVFQNMMTYGLFTGGLGFHYGAEKLGMLVIPAGAGNSKRQIQLMKDFGTTVIHIIPSYALHLYTVFEEMGVDPRSDTELRIAFLGAEPHSEQTRKKVEELYGVSAFNSYGLSEMNGPGVAFECLQQQGMHIWEDNYIVEVINPDTLEPVPEGEEGELVLTTLQRSGMPILRYRTKDLTRVIPGPCECGRTHRRIERIKGRTDDMLIVKGVNIFPIQIEKKLMDVPGVGTNFLIILEREGFNDRMIVKVEVMKEFFSGDLKQLEKLRRTITEELKGDILVTPRVELVEPNTLPKSEGKAVRVIDKREM, encoded by the coding sequence ATGTACTGGGAAAAGGATATTGAGACGATGGATCGCGCCGAGCTTGAAAACCTTCAGCTCGGAAGGCTGCGGGATACGGTCGGGATCGCTTCGGCATCCCCGCATTATAAGAATCTCTTTGAAAAGATCGGCTTTGATCCAACGCAGATTGCCTCTCTCGATGACCTGCGGCGGATACCGCTGACAACAAAGGAAGACCTTCGGGAAAACTGGCCCTATGGGTTTCTCGCCCTCCCGAAGAGCGAGATGGTGAGGATGCACTCCTCATCGGGGACAACGGGGCGGGCGACGGTGATCTTTCATACCCGGAGCGATGTCGATGCCTGGACGAACCTCCTGGCCCGGTCGATGTATATGACAGGTGTCCGCAGGGAGGATGTCTTTCAAAATATGATGACCTACGGCCTTTTCACGGGAGGCCTGGGGTTCCACTACGGGGCGGAGAAACTGGGAATGCTGGTTATCCCCGCCGGGGCAGGGAACAGTAAAAGACAGATCCAGCTGATGAAGGATTTCGGAACCACGGTGATCCACATCATTCCCAGCTATGCCCTGCATCTTTACACGGTCTTTGAAGAAATGGGCGTTGACCCCCGGTCGGACACTGAATTGAGGATCGCTTTTCTCGGGGCCGAGCCCCATTCGGAACAGACGAGGAAGAAAGTGGAAGAACTGTATGGTGTCAGTGCGTTCAATTCCTACGGCCTTTCTGAAATGAACGGTCCCGGTGTGGCCTTTGAATGCTTACAGCAGCAAGGGATGCATATCTGGGAGGACAATTATATCGTGGAAGTCATAAATCCCGACACCCTCGAACCCGTTCCGGAGGGAGAAGAGGGGGAACTGGTGCTTACCACGCTTCAGCGAAGCGGTATGCCGATCTTGCGTTACCGAACGAAGGACCTGACCAGGGTCATTCCGGGACCCTGCGAATGCGGCAGGACCCACCGCCGCATCGAACGCATCAAGGGAAGAACCGATGATATGCTCATCGTCAAGGGCGTTAACATCTTTCCCATCCAGATCGAGAAAAAGTTGATGGATGTTCCCGGGGTGGGGACGAACTTCCTTATCATTCTCGAGCGCGAGGGGTTCAATGACCGCATGATCGTGAAAGTGGAGGTCATGAAGGAATTTTTTTCAGGCGACCTGAAGCAGCTTGAGAAATTGCGGCGGACCATCACTGAGGAATTAAAAGGCGATATCCTGGTGACCCCCCGGGTGGAACTGGTGGAACCGAACACGCTTCCCAAGAGCGAGGGGAAGGCCGTGCGGGTGATCGACAAGAGGGAGATGTAG